CTGCTCGCCGCCCTCGTGGTGGGCGGCGCGCTCACCGCCGCGTCGTGGTTCCACCGGGGCAAGGGCGGCGCGCTCGCCCCCGTCATCGGTGAGGACAACCGGCTCTCCACCTCGCGTGCCGTCGCCGCGGTGTGGGTGCTGTTCGTCGCCTACGCGGTGCTGGTGCTCGTCGGACGGCTGGCCGCCGCCTCCGACCACGACGAGCGGGACGCCCTGATCGCCGGGCTCGATCTCGCCCGCGGGGCCGGGGTCGTCACCGTGCTCGCCGTGGTGTGCGGGATCGCCGTGCTGATGCGGCGGGTGGTCGGGCTGCGGGTGCTGACGCAGCGGTTGCAGAAGGTGCGCGCCGACCGGCCGCGGGCGGCCGACCTGCTGACGGACGACTCGGGTCGGGGCACGTTCGCCGACATCCAGTACGTCGTGATCGGCGCGGTCGCGCTCGTCTTCGCGGCGGTGCGGCTGGCCCGGCGGCCCGACCAACTGCCCGATCTGCCCTGGGGACTCGCCGTGGTGGTGCTGGTCTCCGCGGCGACGTACGTCGCCGGGAAGTACGCGGAGGGCGGGCGGCCGGTGATCCTGTCCGTGGTGCGCTCCCGTGAGGCCGGTGATCTCGACGGGCCGATCAGGACCGGGGACGACATCGAGATCCGGGGCGCCGGGTTCGTGCCCGCCGGCGCGCAGGGGGCGGATCGGCTGGCGCGGATGGTGGTGCGGATCGGCGCGGTGAACGTACGGGTGCCGCTGGTGCCGGTGGCGGGCGGATTCAGCAACCCGACGGACGCGGTGCTGACCGTGCCGGTGCCGGTGGACGTCGAGGCGGGCCGGGTCGAGGTCCAGGTCGTCACGGCGGCGGGGGTGGAGACCCAGGGGTACGCCATCGACGTCACCGACTGAGACGGCCGGGCGCGGGGGCCGCGGGCCGCCGGGCGCGGGTGGCAACCCGCCCCGCGGGGTGGGGGTTCGGCCAATCCTCGTGCGGTGTGAACGTGGCGTTCGCTCTGTCCGTATGGTCTGACGGGGGCCGGTACCGCGGGTGAGAGGCGGCTGTTATGACGCATGGCCTTCGTACGGATACGCACAGCCCGTACCCGGAGGGCGGGCGCGGTGGCGTGCGGGAGAGCGCCGCTCGGTACGCCCTGCTCCCGCTGCGGATCTTCCTCGGGGTCACCTTCGTCTACGCCGGGCTCGACAAGCTGACGGACAGCGCCTTCCTCCAGAGTTCCGGCGGCGGGTCCATCGGCGAGACCATGCGGGCCGTGCGGGACTCGGCGGCGATCCCCGCGCTGGTCGACCTGGCGCTCAAGAGCCCTGTCGGCTTCGGGTACGCCATCGCCTTCGGTGAGTTGGCGGTCGGGATCGGGACGCTGATCGGGTTGCTGACCCGACTGGCGGCCCTCGGCGGGGCGCTGATCTCGTTGAGCCTCTGGCTGACCGTCAGCTGGGCCACCAGCCCCTACTACTACGGCAACGACCTGATCTATCTGATGGCCTGGATCCCGCTGGTACTGGCCGGCGCGGCCGTCTTCTCGGCGGACGCCCTCATCGGGCGGCGACGGCGCGGCGGGGGTGCCGGGGGGTACTAGGACGCGTACCGGGGGCGGGCGACGGGCGGTCCGGGGGCTCCGGTTCGTCACCGAAGCCTGTCGGCGACGGCGTCCCCGTGGACGGACGTCTCCTTGGTGGCCGTCACCAGCCGGTCGCTGAGCCAGGTGGCGACGAGGGTGAGCAGGTCCGCGTCGACCGGCTCGCGCAGCAGGCGACGGTACGAGCCGAGTGTGTGGCGCCCGGGGTCACGGCGCAGCAGGTGGCTGAGGCCGGGGACGCGGTGGGTCTCGGTGGCGCCCGGCACCAGCCGGCGGATCTCGTCCAGGTCGGCGGGATCGACCTGGAGGTCCTTGTCGCCGGTGACGGCCAGGACGGGCGCCTGGACGGCCCGGAGGTCGTCACGGCTGTCGTGGGCGAGCATCTCGCGCATCCAGCGGGCGTTGACCGGCAGTCCGGCGACGCGGGTGTCCGCGCGGCTCTTCTTGACGCGGGCGAGGGCCCGGTTGCCGAGGGCCCCCAGCGGACGCCGCAGCAGGCGTACGGGAGCGGGCATGACGGCGGCGATCGAGCGCGCCTGCCGGCGCAGGGCGTCCT
The sequence above is a segment of the Streptomyces griseoviridis genome. Coding sequences within it:
- a CDS encoding TQO small subunit DoxD, whose product is MTHGLRTDTHSPYPEGGRGGVRESAARYALLPLRIFLGVTFVYAGLDKLTDSAFLQSSGGGSIGETMRAVRDSAAIPALVDLALKSPVGFGYAIAFGELAVGIGTLIGLLTRLAALGGALISLSLWLTVSWATSPYYYGNDLIYLMAWIPLVLAGAAVFSADALIGRRRRGGGAGGY
- a CDS encoding alpha/beta hydrolase — translated: MTDAPAGTASDSDLTVTADDGTPLAGTLTLPAAPGPHPAVLLLHGSGPLDRDGNTAKLPMDLGGPVAAVLAAAGIATLRYDRRGTGATPGEWRATGFTTQREDAAAALRALAAHPAVRFDAVGVVGHSEGAVHAMGLAARQQEVRAVVLLAGYARLGEDALRRQARSIAAVMPAPVRLLRRPLGALGNRALARVKKSRADTRVAGLPVNARWMREMLAHDSRDDLRAVQAPVLAVTGDKDLQVDPADLDEIRRLVPGATETHRVPGLSHLLRRDPGRHTLGSYRRLLREPVDADLLTLVATWLSDRLVTATKETSVHGDAVADRLR